Proteins found in one Promicromonospora sukumoe genomic segment:
- a CDS encoding glycosyltransferase family protein, giving the protein MAGQVGGARRTKDGLTFDPWPARPVSGLAADGPRDLRVGVVLDDFSRLAFAPEWHQVALTPKTWRDDLAAGLDLLFVESAWNGNGGAWQYHLTGTSAPRPAFVELVEACRAAGVPTVFWNKEDPVHFEDFLDTARLFDRVYTTDVDRLPAYVEALGHDRVGVLEFAAQPAIHNPVRLHGRGPERDVAFAGMYFAHKYPERREQMDLLLGAALDVSPKMEHGLEIFSRFRGKDEKYQFPAPLDGRVVGSLDYDRMLTAYREYKVFLNVNSVVGSPSMCARRIFEITASGTPVVSTPSAAVGEYFPGDEVFVAGSREAGAHTIRALVRSPELRDRAVHKGQRRIWREHTYATRSQKVLHDAGLVTSPVVPRPSVTALVSTNRPHQLDHVLEVLGAQQAVDLQVALLTHGFETDDADLRARAKEAGVGTLELLTAPSDVPLGACLNLLLDAADGDVVAKIDDDDLYGPQYLSDQLYALAYSGADVVGKQAHYMYLEGSDATILRFADREHRYTDRVMGPTIVAARAAADGVRFRALERGEDTAFLADLVEAGGTVYSADRFNFVQVRSAVDGHSWTVSDAELLASGEVQHFGRAATHVMF; this is encoded by the coding sequence ATGGCCGGCCAGGTGGGCGGTGCGCGCCGGACGAAGGACGGCCTGACGTTCGACCCGTGGCCGGCCCGGCCGGTGTCCGGCCTGGCGGCTGACGGACCGCGTGACCTGCGCGTCGGCGTCGTCCTGGACGACTTCTCGCGGCTGGCGTTCGCACCCGAGTGGCACCAGGTGGCGCTGACCCCGAAGACCTGGCGGGACGACCTGGCGGCGGGCCTGGACCTGCTCTTCGTGGAGTCCGCGTGGAACGGCAACGGCGGCGCGTGGCAGTACCACCTGACGGGGACGTCGGCCCCGCGACCCGCGTTCGTCGAGCTCGTGGAGGCCTGCCGCGCGGCGGGTGTGCCGACGGTGTTCTGGAACAAGGAGGACCCGGTCCACTTCGAGGACTTCCTCGACACGGCCCGGCTGTTCGACCGCGTCTACACCACCGACGTCGACCGCCTGCCCGCCTACGTCGAGGCCCTCGGGCACGACCGCGTCGGGGTGCTGGAGTTCGCCGCGCAGCCCGCGATCCACAACCCGGTGCGGCTGCACGGCCGCGGCCCGGAGCGTGACGTCGCGTTCGCCGGCATGTACTTCGCGCACAAGTACCCGGAGCGGCGCGAGCAGATGGACCTGCTGCTCGGTGCGGCGCTCGACGTCTCGCCCAAGATGGAGCACGGCCTGGAGATCTTCAGCCGGTTCCGGGGCAAGGACGAGAAGTACCAGTTCCCGGCCCCGCTCGACGGCCGCGTCGTCGGCTCGCTCGATTACGACCGCATGCTGACCGCCTACCGCGAGTACAAGGTCTTCCTCAACGTGAACTCCGTGGTCGGCTCGCCGTCCATGTGCGCACGGCGGATCTTCGAGATCACGGCCTCCGGCACGCCCGTCGTCTCCACGCCGAGCGCGGCCGTGGGGGAGTACTTCCCGGGCGACGAGGTCTTCGTCGCCGGCAGCCGTGAGGCCGGTGCGCACACGATCCGGGCGCTCGTCCGCTCGCCGGAGCTGCGCGACCGCGCGGTGCACAAGGGCCAGCGCCGCATCTGGCGCGAGCACACCTATGCGACGCGCTCGCAGAAGGTGCTGCACGACGCCGGGCTGGTCACCTCTCCTGTCGTCCCCCGGCCGAGCGTGACCGCCCTGGTCTCCACGAACCGCCCGCACCAGCTCGACCACGTCCTGGAGGTTCTCGGGGCCCAGCAGGCGGTGGACCTGCAGGTCGCGCTCCTGACGCACGGCTTCGAGACGGACGACGCCGACCTGCGCGCCCGCGCCAAGGAGGCGGGCGTCGGGACGCTGGAGCTGCTGACCGCGCCGTCCGACGTGCCGCTGGGCGCCTGCCTGAACCTGCTGCTCGACGCGGCCGACGGCGACGTCGTGGCCAAGATCGACGACGACGACCTGTACGGCCCGCAGTACCTCTCCGACCAGCTCTACGCCCTGGCGTACTCGGGCGCGGACGTGGTGGGCAAGCAGGCGCACTACATGTACCTGGAGGGTTCCGACGCGACGATCCTGCGGTTCGCCGACCGGGAGCACCGGTACACCGACCGCGTGATGGGACCGACGATCGTCGCCGCCCGCGCGGCCGCCGACGGCGTGCGGTTCCGGGCGCTCGAACGCGGCGAGGACACGGCGTTCCTCGCCGACCTCGTCGAGGCGGGCGGCACCGTCTACTCCGCCGACCGGTTCAACTTCGTCCAGGTGCGGTCCGCCGTGGACGGGCACTCCTGGACGGTCAGCGACGCCGAGCTGCTCGCGAGCGGCGAGGTCCAGCACTTCGGACGTGCGGCGACGCACGTCATGTTCTGA
- the wecC gene encoding UDP-N-acetyl-D-mannosamine dehydrogenase translates to MGISTVAVVGLGYIGLPTAAILAANGVPVTGVDVSSATVGAVNRGQVPFVEPDLAGYVSDAVSSGRLRAVSAPEPADAYIVAVPTPFMDDHKPDLSYIEAAARAIAPVLRGGELIVLESTSPPGTTRRMAEWVLDQRPDLSLDASGDRPVVYFAHCPERVLPGRIMVEMVTNDRIVGGLTPEAAQRARELYQVFCQGEILLTDAVTAETAKLVENSFRDVNIAFANELSLVADKLGVDVWELIRLANHHPRVNILQPGPGVGGHCIAVDPWFIVDAAPEEARLIRTAREVNDAKPRWVLHKVVDAVADLGVPNPVIAAYGLAFKPNIDDLRESPAMEITTEIARTFPHATVLAVEPHVDELPAELAGLANVRLAGTEEAVDTADAHLLLVDHTVFRSVVERLAGKNVVDTRGMTAGLHR, encoded by the coding sequence ATGGGAATCAGCACCGTCGCGGTGGTCGGCCTCGGGTACATCGGCCTGCCCACGGCCGCGATCCTCGCCGCCAACGGCGTCCCGGTGACGGGCGTCGACGTGAGTTCCGCGACCGTGGGCGCGGTGAACCGCGGCCAGGTGCCCTTCGTCGAGCCCGACCTGGCCGGATACGTATCAGATGCGGTCTCCTCCGGCCGGCTGCGTGCCGTGTCGGCGCCGGAGCCGGCGGACGCGTACATCGTGGCCGTGCCCACCCCCTTCATGGACGACCACAAGCCGGACCTCTCCTACATCGAGGCTGCGGCGCGAGCGATCGCGCCCGTGCTGCGCGGCGGCGAGCTGATCGTCCTGGAGTCCACCTCCCCGCCCGGGACCACGCGGCGCATGGCGGAGTGGGTGCTGGACCAGCGGCCCGACCTCAGCCTCGACGCCTCGGGCGACCGGCCCGTCGTCTACTTTGCGCACTGCCCCGAGCGGGTCCTGCCCGGCCGGATCATGGTCGAGATGGTCACCAACGACCGCATCGTGGGCGGCCTGACCCCCGAGGCCGCGCAGCGGGCCCGCGAGCTGTACCAGGTGTTCTGCCAGGGCGAGATCCTGCTGACCGACGCCGTGACCGCCGAGACGGCCAAGCTCGTCGAGAACTCGTTCCGCGACGTGAACATCGCCTTCGCCAACGAGCTGTCGCTCGTCGCGGACAAGCTGGGTGTCGACGTCTGGGAGCTCATCCGGCTCGCCAACCACCACCCGCGGGTCAACATCCTGCAGCCCGGCCCCGGTGTGGGCGGGCACTGCATCGCCGTCGACCCGTGGTTCATCGTGGACGCGGCGCCCGAGGAGGCACGCCTGATCCGGACGGCGCGCGAGGTCAACGACGCCAAGCCGCGCTGGGTGCTGCACAAGGTCGTCGACGCGGTCGCGGACCTCGGCGTGCCGAACCCGGTGATCGCCGCCTACGGGCTGGCCTTCAAGCCGAACATCGACGACCTGCGTGAGTCGCCGGCCATGGAGATCACCACCGAGATCGCGCGGACCTTCCCGCACGCGACGGTGCTGGCCGTCGAACCGCACGTGGACGAGCTTCCGGCGGAGCTCGCCGGCCTGGCGAACGTCCGGCTGGCGGGCACCGAGGAGGCGGTGGACACCGCCGATGCGCACCTGCTGCTCGTGGACCACACGGTCTTCCGGTCGGTCGTGGAGCGGCTCGCGGGGAAGAACGTTGTCGACACGCGGGGAATGACGGCGGGTCTGCACCGGTGA
- a CDS encoding glycosyltransferase family A protein has product MSGPGIVVAVAIAAFIGLTFVGVSSGAYGDVFLGALVLSAILVGVLNRRVLWAVRGEQRQQSSRINAINSRTSDTKQLVAKVQPVKPTLAGGEIEKVRKIGADNEYARRVGLSGAGMIETYALQNRSEAARDVLARAASNGRYDAARLIILIKTLQRDHKSKAARDFFGTLEVRPLLSLAKVMAQQNFHSSDQYDAVMVYKAVVGRHGGTVFHRADRLVFLELLASMRWVKDVEKYARLLKIDRFDPVQRHLLRADAVNPFRDGTEDDSDPVVQTWLESVNAAFDVDGVEHIGIAPGIGAAIDRISCVPAYPVEDGPLVTVIMPTYAPDERIRTALASVLGQSYRNLQVLLMDDASPSESAAYLDTLAAQDPRVTVVHLPENRGTYKARNIAVTEYATGEFVTVHDDDDWSHPRKVELQVKHLQENPDEPANLSLLSRATPELQFVRINNNALFSQPNYSSLMFRRTVFDELGFWDVANRSADAEMHDRVRSFTGRPMPVVGTSPLSFLRVRAESLTSGEINKGYFDTRRMWYQRIYRAWHEARLESGQPMYVGPDVRGDRPFAAPAGLLGAKSSTDVLTVDVVYATDFRFPGGNSSLSAREVTALVERGYRVALLQLDSPLLSAMNVLHKEFVDLAEHDNVHLVSTLDAVEADLTIVRHPTVLQYIRPDQSRISTQNLVVIFNHPPFESDLTGAVYDVSDVLNNAESVFGVAPRVAPESGLLRSLLRGAVDPSRFLPDDWNGIVEVGHGTVRSVDEKRRPVIGRHSRDHIQKWPAASVLNTVYPQDGSRDVRVLGGAFFAEQRLGGPVKGWTVYPFGAKPAQEFLDEVDFWVYFHGDEWYESFGMAIAEAMASGLVVILPKYMKATFGEGALYCEPDQALRLVDSFWSDPEAYAAQSKKALEYSRAHFGEDALMERVGSHLSGRQPVDLGA; this is encoded by the coding sequence TTGTCCGGACCAGGAATCGTGGTCGCCGTGGCGATCGCCGCGTTCATCGGGCTGACGTTCGTCGGTGTCTCGTCCGGCGCCTACGGAGACGTGTTCCTCGGCGCACTGGTCCTCTCGGCCATCCTCGTGGGCGTGCTCAACCGGCGGGTGCTGTGGGCGGTGCGGGGCGAGCAGCGCCAGCAGTCGAGCCGTATCAACGCCATCAACAGCCGTACGTCCGACACCAAGCAGCTCGTCGCCAAGGTCCAGCCGGTCAAGCCGACCCTGGCGGGTGGCGAGATCGAGAAGGTGCGGAAGATCGGGGCGGACAACGAGTACGCCCGGCGGGTCGGCCTCTCCGGGGCAGGCATGATCGAGACGTACGCCCTCCAGAACCGGTCGGAAGCGGCTCGGGACGTGCTCGCTCGTGCGGCGTCGAACGGCCGCTACGACGCCGCACGGCTGATCATCCTGATCAAGACGCTTCAGCGTGATCACAAGTCGAAGGCGGCGCGCGACTTCTTCGGGACGCTCGAGGTGCGCCCGCTGCTCTCGCTGGCGAAGGTCATGGCCCAGCAGAACTTCCACTCCTCCGACCAGTACGACGCGGTGATGGTCTACAAGGCGGTCGTGGGGCGGCACGGCGGAACCGTGTTCCACCGGGCCGATCGCCTCGTGTTCCTGGAGCTGCTCGCATCCATGCGGTGGGTCAAGGACGTCGAGAAGTACGCGAGGCTGCTCAAGATCGATCGCTTCGACCCGGTCCAGCGGCACCTTCTCCGTGCGGACGCGGTCAACCCGTTCCGGGACGGCACGGAGGACGACTCGGACCCTGTCGTTCAGACGTGGCTCGAGTCCGTCAACGCCGCCTTCGACGTCGACGGTGTGGAGCACATCGGGATCGCGCCGGGCATCGGCGCCGCGATCGACCGGATCTCGTGCGTGCCGGCGTACCCGGTCGAGGACGGTCCGCTGGTGACGGTGATCATGCCGACCTACGCACCGGACGAACGTATCCGGACTGCCCTGGCGTCCGTGCTCGGCCAGTCGTACCGCAACCTGCAGGTCCTTCTCATGGATGACGCGTCACCGAGCGAGAGCGCCGCCTACCTGGACACGCTCGCCGCGCAGGACCCGCGCGTGACCGTCGTGCACCTCCCGGAGAACCGCGGGACCTACAAGGCCCGGAACATCGCCGTGACCGAGTACGCCACGGGTGAGTTCGTCACGGTTCACGACGACGACGACTGGTCGCACCCGCGGAAGGTCGAGCTGCAGGTGAAGCACCTGCAGGAGAACCCGGACGAGCCCGCCAACCTCTCGCTCCTGTCGCGGGCGACGCCGGAGCTGCAGTTCGTGCGGATCAACAACAACGCGCTGTTCAGCCAGCCCAACTACTCGTCCCTGATGTTCCGTCGGACGGTCTTCGACGAGCTCGGCTTCTGGGACGTGGCGAACCGGAGCGCCGACGCGGAGATGCACGACAGGGTCCGGAGCTTCACCGGCCGGCCCATGCCCGTCGTCGGGACGTCGCCGCTCTCCTTCCTGCGGGTGCGCGCCGAGTCGCTGACCTCGGGCGAGATCAACAAGGGCTACTTCGACACCCGGCGCATGTGGTACCAGCGGATCTACCGTGCCTGGCACGAGGCGCGACTCGAGTCCGGCCAGCCGATGTATGTCGGCCCCGACGTCCGGGGCGACCGGCCGTTCGCCGCCCCGGCCGGCCTGCTGGGCGCCAAGAGCTCCACCGACGTCCTCACGGTCGACGTGGTCTACGCGACCGACTTCCGGTTCCCGGGCGGCAACTCGTCGCTTTCCGCACGCGAGGTGACGGCCCTGGTCGAGCGTGGCTACCGCGTCGCGCTGCTCCAGCTGGACTCGCCCCTGCTGAGCGCGATGAACGTGCTGCACAAGGAGTTCGTGGACCTGGCGGAGCACGACAACGTCCACCTGGTCTCGACCCTCGACGCGGTCGAAGCCGACCTGACGATCGTTCGTCATCCCACCGTGCTGCAGTACATCCGGCCGGACCAATCACGGATCTCGACCCAGAACCTGGTGGTCATCTTCAACCACCCGCCGTTCGAGTCCGACCTCACGGGCGCCGTCTACGACGTCTCGGACGTGCTGAACAACGCCGAGTCGGTCTTTGGAGTCGCGCCCCGCGTCGCACCTGAGTCGGGTCTGCTGCGCAGTCTCCTCAGGGGCGCTGTCGACCCGTCGCGGTTCCTCCCGGATGACTGGAACGGGATCGTGGAGGTCGGTCATGGAACCGTGCGCTCCGTGGACGAGAAGCGCCGGCCCGTGATCGGCCGGCACTCGCGCGACCACATCCAGAAGTGGCCCGCGGCTTCCGTGCTGAACACGGTCTACCCGCAGGACGGCTCGCGGGACGTCCGCGTGCTCGGCGGTGCGTTCTTCGCGGAGCAGCGGCTCGGTGGCCCCGTCAAGGGCTGGACCGTGTACCCCTTCGGCGCCAAGCCGGCCCAGGAGTTCCTCGACGAGGTCGACTTCTGGGTCTACTTCCACGGCGACGAGTGGTACGAGTCGTTCGGGATGGCGATCGCCGAGGCCATGGCCAGCGGTCTTGTGGTCATCCTGCCGAAGTACATGAAGGCGACGTTCGGCGAGGGCGCCCTGTACTGCGAGCCCGACCAGGCGCTCAGGCTGGTGGACAGCTTCTGGAGCGACCCCGAGGCGTACGCGGCGCAGAGCAAGAAGGCTCTGGAGTACTCCCGGGCTCACTTCGGCGAGGATGCCCTGATGGAGCGTGTGGGTTCGCACCTGTCCGGACGCCAGCCAGTCGATCTTGGAGCATGA
- a CDS encoding DUF6270 domain-containing protein, whose amino-acid sequence MTTTRVYIYGSCVTRDGVDFWEQYGLELVGYTARQSLISVGQPARRDLFETSQIASSFQRRMAEADIAGNVGDQLVAKADGYDLVLWDLTDERLGVVEVPEGGVVSRVVPYEKGIYRGEGRLGVPTRLGDAAHSRRWREAASRFVERLNEAGVADRIVVNATPWAEHDESGAVLSSGVPAPKIFNDLMVDYYGYLRSLGLRVADVDASRAIARADHKWGLAPFHYVDDTYRASIESALSAAGLKLSPDHPTPKEDQ is encoded by the coding sequence GTGACGACGACTCGCGTGTACATCTATGGCTCGTGCGTCACACGTGACGGTGTGGACTTCTGGGAGCAGTACGGGTTAGAGCTCGTGGGCTACACCGCCCGTCAGTCGCTCATCTCAGTCGGCCAGCCGGCGCGACGCGACCTGTTCGAGACGAGCCAGATCGCTTCGTCCTTCCAGCGCCGCATGGCGGAGGCTGACATCGCAGGGAACGTCGGGGACCAACTTGTGGCGAAGGCTGATGGTTACGACCTGGTGCTCTGGGATCTCACGGACGAGCGCCTTGGTGTCGTCGAAGTGCCAGAAGGTGGGGTCGTCTCGCGCGTCGTGCCCTATGAGAAGGGCATCTATCGTGGCGAGGGCCGACTTGGAGTCCCGACCCGGCTCGGGGACGCGGCACACTCTCGCCGATGGCGTGAGGCTGCATCACGTTTCGTGGAGCGCCTGAACGAGGCGGGCGTAGCGGATCGAATCGTCGTCAACGCAACACCGTGGGCGGAGCACGACGAGTCGGGTGCCGTTCTTTCTTCCGGCGTGCCCGCTCCGAAGATCTTCAATGACCTCATGGTCGACTACTACGGGTATCTGCGGTCGTTGGGCCTGAGAGTTGCCGACGTCGACGCCAGCCGGGCCATAGCGCGGGCTGACCACAAGTGGGGTCTGGCGCCTTTTCACTACGTGGACGACACCTATCGCGCATCGATCGAGAGCGCTTTGAGCGCCGCAGGTCTCAAGCTCTCGCCGGACCACCCGACACCGAAAGAAGACCAATGA
- a CDS encoding glycosyltransferase: MSTSDAPVQYFGVTRFSTFLPLSSAWVSSRDGRTESEYKAHLFSDERMEPRVRIFVDRALPIYQSMAERHEYRHIVHYSDSLPTRWREELEEAARKYPVLHLDKVETRINSTQVMLEQIGRRTPDADVVVWFRVDDDDLLSADFLDRLSVYATPKHSGYAVSFGMGLAGLYVDGQYTEFRKVHGRLPSQGQAYVGRYDHLKGVLQFPRATAHSRQDTVSPVIYDSRDVSYVYTFHDQQDQGLTTHGSAAERLARFPLLDDVGGLATKFPTIARDISTFGPV, encoded by the coding sequence ATGAGTACATCTGATGCGCCGGTGCAGTACTTCGGGGTGACGCGGTTCAGCACATTCCTGCCGTTGAGCAGCGCCTGGGTGTCCAGCCGTGACGGACGCACCGAAAGCGAGTACAAGGCGCACCTCTTCAGTGATGAACGGATGGAGCCAAGAGTCCGAATTTTCGTGGATCGGGCGCTGCCCATCTATCAGTCGATGGCCGAGCGGCATGAGTACCGCCACATCGTCCATTACTCGGATTCGCTTCCCACCCGGTGGCGCGAAGAGCTTGAGGAAGCGGCCAGGAAGTATCCCGTGCTGCACCTCGACAAGGTGGAAACTCGCATCAACAGTACGCAGGTCATGCTGGAGCAGATCGGCCGCCGCACTCCCGATGCTGATGTGGTCGTGTGGTTTCGGGTAGACGACGATGATCTCCTGAGCGCCGATTTTCTGGACAGACTGAGCGTCTACGCCACTCCGAAGCACAGCGGCTACGCGGTGTCGTTCGGCATGGGACTTGCCGGACTCTACGTCGACGGGCAGTACACGGAGTTCCGGAAGGTTCACGGTCGCCTGCCGTCCCAGGGGCAAGCGTATGTCGGCAGGTATGACCACCTGAAAGGCGTTCTGCAGTTTCCGCGCGCTACTGCTCACAGTCGGCAGGACACCGTCTCTCCGGTCATCTATGACTCGCGGGACGTTTCATACGTCTACACGTTTCACGACCAGCAGGACCAAGGTCTGACGACGCATGGCTCGGCCGCCGAACGTCTCGCAAGGTTTCCCCTCCTGGACGACGTCGGAGGACTGGCGACGAAGTTTCCTACCATTGCCCGCGATATCTCGACGTTCGGCCCGGTGTAG
- a CDS encoding DUF6270 domain-containing protein: MSKTRVFIYGSCVSRDTFEHFDPVQFELVEYVARQSVLSAYTKPVELMAPPTLESRFQQRMVTGDFSSSLRSLLSTHGSATDLVLVDLTDERLGAYLLPDGSMVTRSVELIESGAEQYLPQGSQHIAFGTQQHFEYWSTAMNYIGERFQHYMPQATVVLLDLAWAEWSESGTQTPDSFGVKAADANSIFRPYIQVAAQALGAHVVSLDPAEVMSGPHHPWGDAPFHYAEKVYLETVRRLTGTEGRVVWGPGALPSSQKTATSTPTRAVVSERSPEERPASSVPLDLRHSGPNFLIAGTHRGGTAWLGKQLSYHPEIFMASSKASGFFSSSKKYTSEDETTKYLKEFQKGRDHRLRGERSVLYFWQGLANHYSPKREDAAAAVRDHLDPQTPVILSLRDPVSRAVSAYWHNMISGNLDLRGSIFRAPASTGIIDLGFYQRHYEHWANTVGPERVHVLVYDDIIDDPAGYVRQALSILGVADTQEFWNKTTLNRRENRSTAADQLRKKNPVSAQELSLLHELYKSDISFIEHIVGRRLDAWSDLKSVVSRNMPS, encoded by the coding sequence ATGAGCAAGACCAGGGTCTTTATCTATGGCTCGTGCGTGTCACGGGACACGTTCGAGCACTTCGATCCGGTGCAGTTCGAGCTCGTCGAGTACGTGGCCCGGCAGTCGGTGCTCAGCGCGTACACGAAGCCGGTCGAGCTCATGGCCCCGCCCACGCTGGAGTCCCGGTTCCAGCAGCGGATGGTCACCGGCGACTTCTCGTCCAGCCTCCGGTCGCTGCTCTCGACGCACGGCTCGGCCACGGACCTGGTGCTCGTGGACCTGACCGACGAGCGGCTCGGCGCCTATCTGCTGCCCGACGGGTCCATGGTGACGCGCTCGGTCGAGCTCATCGAGTCCGGCGCGGAGCAGTACCTGCCCCAGGGCAGCCAGCACATCGCGTTCGGCACCCAGCAGCACTTCGAGTACTGGTCGACGGCGATGAACTACATCGGCGAGCGCTTCCAGCACTACATGCCGCAGGCGACCGTCGTGCTGCTCGACCTCGCGTGGGCGGAGTGGTCCGAGAGCGGCACGCAGACGCCGGACAGCTTCGGGGTGAAGGCCGCGGACGCCAACTCGATCTTCCGGCCCTACATCCAGGTCGCGGCCCAGGCGCTGGGCGCGCACGTGGTATCGCTGGACCCTGCCGAGGTCATGTCCGGGCCGCACCACCCGTGGGGGGACGCGCCGTTCCACTACGCGGAGAAGGTGTACCTGGAGACGGTGCGCCGGCTGACGGGGACCGAGGGAAGGGTGGTGTGGGGGCCGGGAGCGTTGCCGTCCTCCCAGAAGACCGCGACCAGCACACCCACTCGAGCCGTGGTCAGCGAGCGTTCCCCGGAAGAACGCCCGGCATCGTCCGTTCCTCTCGACCTTCGGCACAGTGGGCCCAACTTCTTGATCGCTGGCACACACCGAGGCGGCACCGCGTGGCTCGGCAAGCAGCTGTCCTACCACCCCGAGATTTTCATGGCGTCGAGCAAGGCCAGCGGCTTCTTCAGCTCGAGCAAGAAGTACACGAGCGAGGACGAGACGACCAAGTACCTCAAGGAGTTCCAGAAGGGGCGCGATCATCGTCTGCGGGGCGAGCGGTCAGTCCTGTACTTCTGGCAGGGTCTGGCGAACCACTACTCACCGAAGCGTGAAGATGCCGCGGCTGCTGTCCGCGACCACCTCGACCCTCAGACACCGGTCATCCTCTCGCTCCGAGATCCAGTTTCGCGAGCAGTCTCCGCTTACTGGCACAACATGATCAGCGGAAACCTTGACCTTCGCGGGAGTATCTTCCGCGCGCCGGCGTCTACCGGCATCATCGACCTCGGCTTCTACCAGCGCCACTACGAGCACTGGGCCAACACGGTCGGGCCAGAACGTGTGCACGTCCTCGTCTACGACGACATCATCGACGACCCCGCCGGATACGTGCGTCAGGCACTTTCGATTCTCGGTGTCGCTGACACTCAGGAGTTCTGGAACAAGACGACCCTGAACCGGCGTGAGAACCGCAGCACAGCGGCCGATCAGCTCCGCAAGAAGAACCCGGTGTCAGCCCAGGAGCTGAGCTTGCTCCACGAGCTGTACAAGAGCGATATCTCGTTTATCGAACACATCGTCGGGCGCCGGCTCGACGCGTGGTCCGATCTCAAGTCGGTCGTATCTCGAAACATGCCGAGCTGA
- the wecB gene encoding non-hydrolyzing UDP-N-acetylglucosamine 2-epimerase: MTVYGTRPEAIKVAPVVAALEADSRFDSVTVVTGQHREMLDQVNEVFGIVPDHDLDIMSHGQTLGQIFARVMARLDPILEARRPDAVIVQGDTSTSTAAALAAFYRQIPVVHLEAGLRSGDIQSPFPEEANRKITSQIASLHLAPTLRSLANLVGEGVPLEDIVVTGNSVIDALYLAVERRTAFTDPALARVAASGRRIVLVTTHRRENWGAAMEGVGRALARIARRFPESAIVLPVHRNPVVRDAVLPHLDGLANVLVTEPLGYGEFTHLLSLSTVVLTDSGGLQEEAPSLGKPVLVMRENTERPEAVEAGTARLIGTGEDRIVAEVHRLMTDDAAYELMAQAINPYGDGRSAGRVLDATARMLAPVLPGLLPDLVLDEEFTAVTAEGGA; encoded by the coding sequence ATGACGGTCTACGGGACGCGTCCGGAGGCCATCAAGGTGGCCCCGGTCGTCGCGGCCCTGGAGGCCGACAGCCGGTTCGACTCGGTGACGGTCGTGACCGGCCAGCACCGGGAGATGCTCGACCAGGTCAACGAGGTCTTCGGCATCGTGCCCGACCACGACCTCGACATCATGAGCCACGGCCAGACGCTCGGGCAGATCTTCGCGCGCGTCATGGCCCGGCTCGACCCGATCCTGGAGGCCCGCCGGCCCGACGCCGTCATCGTGCAGGGCGACACCTCGACGTCGACGGCCGCCGCGCTGGCCGCGTTCTACCGGCAGATCCCCGTGGTCCACCTGGAGGCGGGTCTGCGCAGCGGCGACATCCAGTCGCCGTTCCCGGAGGAGGCGAACCGCAAGATCACGTCGCAGATCGCCTCGCTGCACCTCGCGCCGACCCTGCGCAGCCTGGCCAACCTGGTGGGCGAGGGCGTGCCGCTGGAGGACATCGTGGTGACGGGCAACAGCGTCATCGACGCCCTGTACCTCGCCGTCGAGCGCCGGACGGCGTTCACGGACCCGGCCCTCGCGCGCGTCGCGGCGTCGGGCCGCCGGATCGTGCTCGTGACGACGCACCGCCGGGAGAACTGGGGCGCGGCCATGGAGGGCGTGGGCCGCGCGCTGGCGCGGATCGCACGGCGGTTCCCCGAGTCCGCGATCGTGCTGCCGGTGCACCGCAACCCCGTGGTGCGCGACGCCGTCCTGCCGCACCTCGACGGGCTGGCGAACGTCCTCGTGACCGAGCCGCTCGGCTACGGCGAGTTCACGCACCTGCTGTCCCTGTCCACGGTGGTGCTCACCGACTCGGGCGGGCTCCAGGAGGAGGCGCCCAGCCTGGGCAAGCCCGTGCTCGTCATGCGCGAGAACACGGAGCGCCCCGAGGCGGTCGAGGCCGGTACCGCACGCCTGATCGGCACCGGCGAGGACCGCATCGTGGCCGAGGTACACCGGCTGATGACCGACGACGCCGCCTACGAGCTCATGGCGCAGGCCATCAACCCGTACGGCGACGGTCGCAGCGCGGGCCGCGTGCTGGACGCCACGGCGCGGATGCTCGCGCCCGTGCTGCCCGGCCTGCTGCCGGACCTCGTGCTGGACGAAGAATTCACTGCCGTTACTGCAGAGGGTGGAGCATGA